One stretch of Pigmentiphaga aceris DNA includes these proteins:
- a CDS encoding LysR family transcriptional regulator, translating into MSFANTLTPDSVLMVDAIARHGSFAKAARELGKVPSAITYSVRQLEESLDVLLFDRSGHRARLTPAGEALLREGRHLVNAFDALADRVKRVATGWEVELRIAVNALFPMEPLFDLVEDFQRINQHTHLIFSSEILQGNWDALVSGRVDLVIGAHTEGAPGPGFPSRALGAFSMAFCAAPHHPLAQLPQPIEPSEIARHQVVILADTTRRMPGLNRGMHASRNSFTVSSLPHKVTALQRGLGCGFLPLNLAAPHIADGTLVHLRLNRPSAPEPLLYAWRSPADGLALSWFLQRLQSPRLRAALLSQDVALDNPGAAIPINN; encoded by the coding sequence ATGTCGTTCGCCAATACCCTGACCCCCGATTCGGTTCTTATGGTCGATGCCATTGCCCGCCACGGCAGTTTTGCCAAGGCGGCGCGCGAACTGGGCAAAGTCCCGTCTGCAATCACCTATTCCGTGCGGCAGCTGGAAGAAAGCCTGGACGTGCTGCTGTTCGACCGCAGTGGTCACCGGGCCCGACTGACGCCTGCAGGCGAAGCGCTTTTGCGGGAAGGCCGCCACTTGGTGAACGCCTTCGACGCCTTGGCCGACCGGGTAAAACGGGTTGCCACTGGCTGGGAAGTGGAACTGCGCATAGCCGTCAATGCACTCTTTCCGATGGAACCCTTGTTCGATCTGGTGGAAGACTTTCAGCGCATCAACCAGCACACCCACCTGATCTTCAGCAGCGAAATCCTGCAAGGCAACTGGGATGCACTGGTATCAGGACGCGTGGACCTGGTGATCGGTGCCCACACCGAAGGCGCGCCCGGCCCAGGTTTTCCGTCACGGGCTCTGGGTGCTTTCAGCATGGCTTTCTGCGCAGCGCCGCATCACCCGCTGGCGCAGTTGCCGCAACCCATCGAACCCAGCGAGATCGCCCGTCACCAAGTGGTGATATTGGCCGACACCACGCGGCGCATGCCCGGACTGAACCGGGGCATGCATGCCAGTCGCAACAGCTTCACGGTGTCCTCCCTGCCTCATAAAGTGACGGCGCTACAGCGCGGCCTGGGCTGTGGATTCCTGCCCTTGAACCTGGCTGCTCCCCACATCGCAGACGGAACGCTGGTGCATTTGCGGCTGAATCGGCCAAGCGCGCCCGAACCACTGCTTTACGCCTGGCGCAGCCCTGCAGATGGCTTGGCGCTGAGCTGGTTCCTGCAGCGCCTGCAATCGCCGCGTCTGCGCGCTGCCTTGCTGTCCCAGGATGTTGCGCTGGACAATCCGGGCGCAGCCATTCCCATCAATAATTAG
- the gluQRS gene encoding tRNA glutamyl-Q(34) synthetase GluQRS, with translation MSTPASYIGRFAPSPTGALHAGSLVAAMASLLDARARQGTWLLRIEDLDTPRVVPDSDRQIMAQLTALGMHWDGDVVYQSTRDAAYQAAFDQLIAAGHIYGCACTRKEIADSLMSSRGALPVGELPYPGTCRHGLPAGRSARAWRLRVPDGVHCFNDRWVGEQCQDVAREVGDFVLRRADGLWAYQLAVVVDDAWQGITDIVRGADLLGSTARQRVLQELLGLPLPQMMHVPVVTNELGQKLSKQTGATALDLDNPLRTLQNAWSALGFSPLPAQNLPDFWTSATRQWAQRFVPAHGQSAL, from the coding sequence ATGTCGACACCCGCTTCCTACATTGGCCGCTTTGCGCCCAGCCCGACCGGTGCCCTGCATGCAGGCTCACTGGTGGCCGCAATGGCGAGCCTGCTTGACGCACGCGCCAGGCAAGGCACCTGGCTGCTGCGCATCGAAGATCTCGACACCCCACGCGTGGTGCCTGACAGCGACCGCCAGATCATGGCGCAACTGACTGCGCTGGGCATGCACTGGGATGGTGATGTGGTCTATCAATCGACCCGTGACGCGGCCTATCAGGCAGCGTTCGATCAACTGATTGCGGCCGGCCACATCTACGGTTGCGCTTGTACCCGCAAGGAAATTGCCGACTCGCTGATGTCCAGCCGAGGGGCTTTGCCGGTGGGCGAATTGCCCTACCCAGGTACCTGCCGGCACGGCTTGCCTGCCGGACGCAGTGCGCGCGCATGGCGCTTGCGTGTGCCCGATGGCGTGCACTGCTTTAACGACCGCTGGGTGGGTGAACAATGCCAGGACGTGGCGCGCGAGGTGGGCGACTTCGTCTTGCGGCGCGCCGATGGGCTGTGGGCGTATCAGCTTGCGGTGGTGGTGGACGACGCATGGCAAGGCATTACCGACATCGTGCGTGGGGCCGATTTGTTGGGGTCTACCGCGCGCCAGCGAGTGTTGCAGGAATTGCTTGGCCTGCCCTTGCCGCAGATGATGCACGTGCCGGTGGTCACCAATGAACTGGGCCAGAAGCTGTCCAAACAAACGGGGGCCACTGCGCTCGATCTGGACAATCCGCTTCGCACGCTGCAAAACGCCTGGTCTGCGCTGGGGTTTTCCCCGCTGCCGGCGCAAAATCTGCCAGACTTCTGGACCTCGGCGACACGCCAATGGGCGCAGCGCTTTGTGCCTGCGCACGGCCAGTCCGCTCTTTGA
- a CDS encoding flavin reductase family protein, which yields MTQDMHYYEPAAGHGLAHDPFNSIVGPRPIGWIATRSPEGVLNLAPYSFFNAFSYTPALIGFSSNGYKDSVRNAEATGEFVWNLATRPLAEKMNLSASIVPHEVDEFDLAGLTPVASRLVKPPRVGESPVAFECKVTQIVRLKNKDGVDSESWMTFGEVVAVHIDKSLIKDGVYDTAAARPILRGGGPEAYFEITEDRMFRMRRP from the coding sequence GTGACGCAAGACATGCACTATTACGAACCTGCGGCCGGTCACGGCCTGGCGCACGACCCGTTCAACTCGATCGTGGGCCCGCGGCCGATCGGCTGGATCGCCACCCGCAGCCCCGAAGGTGTGCTCAATCTTGCGCCCTACAGCTTCTTCAACGCCTTCAGCTACACGCCGGCCCTGATCGGCTTTTCCAGCAACGGCTACAAGGATTCGGTGCGCAACGCCGAAGCCACCGGTGAATTCGTGTGGAATCTGGCCACCCGCCCGCTGGCCGAGAAAATGAACCTGAGCGCGTCGATTGTTCCGCACGAGGTCGACGAATTCGACTTGGCCGGCCTGACCCCGGTGGCCAGCCGCCTGGTGAAGCCGCCTCGTGTCGGCGAATCCCCCGTTGCTTTCGAATGCAAGGTCACGCAGATCGTCCGCCTGAAGAACAAGGACGGCGTGGACAGCGAATCGTGGATGACCTTTGGCGAAGTGGTTGCGGTACACATCGACAAGTCGCTGATCAAGGACGGCGTCTACGACACGGCAGCGGCTCGCCCGATTCTGCGTGGCGGCGGCCCGGAAGCCTATTTCGAGATCACTGAAGATCGCATGTTCCGCATGCGCCGCCCCTGA